In Heptranchias perlo isolate sHepPer1 unplaced genomic scaffold, sHepPer1.hap1 HAP1_SCAFFOLD_196, whole genome shotgun sequence, the following proteins share a genomic window:
- the LOC137309966 gene encoding hepatitis A virus cellular receptor 1-like, giving the protein TTVTSPTVTTPTVTSPTPTVTSPTVTTPTVTSTTVTSPTATTPTVTSPTVTTPTVTSPTVTTPTVTSPTVTSPTVTSPTVTTPTVTSPTVTTSTVTTSTISTVTSPTVTTSTVTTPTTVTTPTVTSPTVTTPTVTTPTPTVTSLTVTTPSVTTPTPTATTPTVTTSTVTTPTVTSPTVTPPTVTIPTVMTPTSPTVTTSTVTSPTV; this is encoded by the exons accaccgtcacatcacccaccgtcacaactcccaccgtcacatcacccacc cccaccgtcacatcacccaccgtcacaactcccaccgtcacatcaaccaccgtcacatcacccaccgccacaactcccaccgtcacatcacccaccgtcacaactcccaccgtcacatcacccaccgtcacaactcccaccgtcacatcacccaccgtcacatcacccaccgtcacatcacccaccgtcacaactcccaccgtcacatcacccaccgtcacaacttccaccgtcacaacttccaccatc tccaccgtcacatcacccaccgtcacaacttccaccgtcacaactcccacc accgtcacaactcccaccgtcacatcacccaccgtcacaactcccaccgtcacaactcccacc cccaccgtcacatcactcaccgtcacaactcccagcgtcacaactcccacc cccaccgccacaactcccaccgtcacaacttccaccgtcacaactcccaccgtcacatcacccaccgtcacaccaCCCACCGTCACAATTCCCACCGTCATGACTCCCACC